GCCTTTATCCACTTTACATGTCTATTTTTAGTTTGCATCAATACAAGAATCTGCTCAAATTAATCAAATGATTTTGTATGATTTCTCTTTCTTATGTAGTAGCTGAAATGTCCGATCTAAGTGGGAGTACAACTCCAGTATTGCCTCTCAAAATATGATGATGATTTTGAAAATTTAAccaagaataattaaaaaaaaaatcctactcCCTTGAAGAAACAAGGAAATTACACGCATATATGTGAACAAACAAACAAAAAAAAAGTACTAATTCTTCAAAATTGCATATGATGTGGTTCAGGAGGAAGCAAGCAGCGTGATTTTCTTTGTACAttggtttttatttatttattttttttataagcattGGTATTTATattgttggatattgaaattggaaATCTATGTATTGGCATCTTCTTCAGCTAATGCTCCTTCACCTCCGTTCCTTCACAAGTGGCTCTGTGACATCGTCCCATATTTGCAAGCGGGTCCTTGCAACCTCCACCTGAAAGAATCCAAAATTTTACACTTAACCCAAGTGCCATTTCTATTAGCTAGGGTCAATTTCACATAGCCAAGGTCTACTAGCCATGGTCCCTGATGATGAACTGAAAATCAACTCCTAAAGCTTCAGCCTAAGGAGATATCTAAAGTTTACCAACAGGCTAAAACCAGGACAAGGAAATGACACAGaaacaaaaaaatattttatcaatgGTTAACAAGCACTTTAGTTAATCAGAAATAGACCCTTTTCTTTTTACCCATAATAGcccaaaatttttgaattcatggAACATTATATTTTCATGAGTGTAATCAGCAAGGCAATGAACAATAATGTTAGGCTGAGCAGTTGTGCTAGTATCTTTCAAATTGTGATCCAAATCAGCCATTTTCTCTCTGATAAAAGTTCCTTGACACTATGTTCATTAGAAAGTGGAAGGGAAGAGAAATGCATTTAGTCAATAATATGGGTTGTATACATCTAACTTGCATATAAGATATCTATATAAACTTTtgagtaattaaaaaaaataataaaaagtatgTTATGATTTTGCATTTTATCATTTAAaggattaaaaatttattttcataaaataagTATGATTTCACGCAATTACTCTGTGCCTTCTCTCATTAACAATATGTTAATATGACATCcacttaatttaattatgaatGATGAACGGTATTAGACGAGATAAGAGACAAAGGAAGGGCTCGGAATTAATGGGTACCTATTTAGTGACCACAAGATACTTTTTTTGAGATTATCCCTATAAATTTCATTCAATCTCCTTTATCTTCAAACAATCATAGCCTAAAGTAGCTTAGTAAGAGAAGAGGAAACAGGGCTATACTTGAAAGGCCATTGGTAAACCTAATTTGGTTAAGACATATCGAATTATttgtataaaaaaaaatgtaatgcaataaaagaaaattttgttaccttttgtatttaataattaagataaataattatttaataaatttacctCTTTATTCCAATCTGTCCGAAATGTAACCCATAATAAGATTAGAGTCTGCATGATGGTACCTCCTAACATTCCTGACCATATTCCCTATGTATTTGACAATAAAAATTAATGTCAAGATTCATCACAAAAGTATATATATGAATAAGAAAAGAATACAATGATAGACTTCTAACTTGGGTCTTAAATATTAGTTCTTTTTAAGAAAAATCTTATAAtacattaaataattattttactctTGAAATCAAGTGAAATTCATTTATAAAGTTGTTTTATGAATCTAAGTTAACTATGGAAGAAGATACATGCTACTTTAATGtgtaatattatataaattagttgAATAAGAGTAATTAATAAAAGATACCTTTACACCCAAATCGAAAATAAAACCAAGAATGCAACCCAATGGAATACCGACAAAGTAGTAGCATCCAACATTAACATAGGCAACAAATGCTTGCCATCCACATCCAACAGCAACGCCTGCGAATTGATTAAATATTCTAATTTCAAAGACATGACAAACCAATGATCAGAAGAGATGTCTAACTACTAGTCGATAATGAAGTGAAAGACGAGAATGTTTGGTTGTTTACTGTAATAGTGTTAGCTAGAAATAATGGCTTAGATTACCCTAGAAACATAGTGTTAAAATTATGAATAAAAATCTCAGTGAGATTCGGAGagacttttttttaatttgagtggAAGAAATATTCCTAAAGAGGATaaagaaatatttcatataatgaatataactcttattttagtgttatttctaGATTGAGTGGGACTCATAATCATATTAGAATTGAGAAAATTAATACTATAAACAGGAAAATGGTGGAAAGGTTATTTAGTTTCCCCCATTTGGAGCGCTTTGCCCATTGAAGGGAGTGGTTTTGTCCATTGAGACTTCGATCTAAGGTGGAGAAAAGGCACAAAATTCAAAAAGAATGAATTCTTATCTACTAATGAAAGGCTTTTGCCCATATAGTTAAAGACACTCTTTGTGGTTTAGcagttaaaatagtaaatatattaagttaTGTTTAGAGGAGACAGAgagagactaactaatatatttactatgagcagtttgatgtaATATGAGTTCTCTTAAGTGTAATTGAATTTATGAATAATATAGTTTGTgtttgtaatgatgatttattatgaTTAACAGTGGAAGATGGCTTGCCCGTGAAGGTAGTCCTATGTGAAAAatgtgaaccacgtaaatattattattttgtgtATTTGATTTATGTTTTTGCAGTTTGCATGCTAACATAGCATGATGCTAAAGGAAGCTGCTATAGTATAACTAATGTAACACATGCTTCACATGCATAGTTTTATTTAAGACATTGGaaatttgtattattattattatatttgggGGAAAGCTAATGCTTTTAGGTATCCCAAACAACAGGCAATTGTTCATGTTGACATTATGAAAGTAAGATTCACTAagttaattacatgcatacatgcaattttatatatataaacttaTATAGTTTAAAGAGCCTTATCAAATATATATCTTATTAGAATTTCCAAATAAAAAATCACTGGCTTGTCTCTTTGTCAATCCAACATCAAATTTAACTTGAATACTACATGATAGTGCCTATAATTGTCCATCTTTTCTTTGTCTTTCCCTTTTCAGTTGACGAGGAGAGAGAATCTTAATTTCAACTAATTTTTATCCAAACCCCCCACCCACCCCCTTCCCTCCTTCAAATAAATATTCTTCATTTGAAACCTTTAAAGCTTGTAGCTTTATGATTGATTTCTTTGTCTCTTGTAGAGGGTAAAGATAGGATTTTGTCTATATTTTTGCTAATAATTAATTATGCATATTACTtggttattgaaaattattgatactttagCTTCTTATGATGGTGTTTTTGGTAGACATGGCCATTAGATTGCATGACAAATAGTGAATTTCGAACGAGTCATACCAGATAAGACTGGTTGCACTCCATTGAGAATGATAGAGAGGGCAAGGAAAGGAGAGAGCTCTGCCACAGCATTGGCAACAGTGGTACCACTGGTGAAGATATAGCTCAATACATTGCGCTGCAAGAGCACAAGAATAGCTATGATCAAAGCTATCACAAAAGAGCATGAGGTCACTATCACCACGGCAAATGCTGAAGACTTTGGATGTCCAGCCCCCAACTCATTGCTTATTCTCACACTGTTTAGTTCACAAAACACAAAAATAAATGCAATTACAAGCCGTATATATTAATTAAGATACTGATTAAAGGTTTCTTAATGTAAAAGACAAAGAAATAAAACTCACCTTGCAGCTGCATTAAAACCCACTGAGATCATGTACACCCATATTGATATTGTCAAGCTGAAAGAAATTTGATGTCTTGAGCATGATACAATTGTGGGCTTATTTCaggatttatatataaatttggacATTCAAATCcttgattataattttttttttaccgaCCAATTGGCTTAGTTTAGGTGTGCCCATATGTGGCATAAAGCACGACTTGAAATTTTCCATTTGTACCATAATCAATTAATTACTTAGAAAAGATTGGCCATCCTCTAAATATTAATTGACATATTGACTACAGAATGGTCCACTCGGCTGATAGAGTTGGGAATGATTATCCTAATTGTGGATTCCAAATTAGTTTAGCTTCTCAAATTAtatgaaagaaaattaattatgaattaattaatagaaCTTGGGTTACCAAATGGATAGAGAATCCAAGGCAAGTTCAGCATTCTTGAGCAACCCAGcaatcaaaaccaaaatctcGAAGTACCAAGTCTCGAGGCAGAGCATTATAGCAGATGCGGTGGATAACTTCAAGAAGTCCCACAAACCATAAAAGGCTTGCCAAGTAAATCCAGTCCATGTACGCTTgcattttggacttatgataatgtAGACAAACTGGGCAATAACTATAATCCACCAAGAAAAACTCAACACCAGCGAAGCACCCATCAACCCCCCCTCCATCTTGAATATTACAACCCAGCTTATTAACAAGTGAATCAGAAGCATAGCAGCTGCGATATATGCACTAGGGAAAATTATGCTCTGCGCTTGCAAGAACTTTTGGATTGGGAAATTGGCAGCATAGGCAAATATCTGTGGAATAAGACCATACACAAAAACAGCAGCAGACGATGCAATTTCTCTTGATTCACCTAGTAAGAGCAAGATTGGCTTGGAGAAAATATATATGAGTGTTAATAGTATCCCAGTTACTGTAAGGAGCACTGTTGATCTCTGGAGATACACTCCTAGCATTTCAAACTTACGTGCTCCAAAGGCTTGGCCACATAGTGTCTCCACTGCACTCCCCATCCCTAGCTGCATGAAAGTATATATACATATCAATCCTTTCATTAGAGTAAAACTATGCAAACCAATGAATTTAATTGAGATTTATGAGTTTAAACTCCAGTCGAAGCTTAAAAAAGCAAGTATTTTTTTCTTAGATTACCATGAGTCCGTAGGCGAAAATTTGGATTCCATTGTTACCAAGAGAAGCAGCTGCAAGCTCAAGATTGCCAAGATGACCACACAAAATCTGGGTAGACATGGAAACTACATTATTGAGCAAGTAAACCACAATAGCTGGTGCAGCTAGGTAAAACAGTGTCCTTAACTCGACCGAGGTAGCTTTTCGCATTCTCTCAAAGAATGTGAACTCGGTGTTAGACAATATTTCTTCAAGCTCATTGCTCACAAATGCGTATGATGATTGTCGCCGAGATAATACGGCTTCATTGCTCTCATTTTCTTCGTAGTTTCCATTGTGATTGTGGTTGTGACTCTGGTTGTGATTGTGGTTGTGGTTGGTGGCCATGGTATCTCTCTTCCTCGCTTTTCTCTTTGATTTCAGTAAGGAGAGAGCTATTACTTTCTTTATATAAGCTTCAAGCTCTCTTGCTAGATATATAGAAAGGGACTCTTAGGTTATCATTATTTGGCTGAAaacaacttatatatatatatatatatatatatatatatatatatatatatatatatatatatatatatatatacacttaaaaTATTTTCTGAAAAATAACGAAACATTCCCaaaatattttagaaaatatttagtaaaaattttataaatatttttaatatataaaatttaaataatgaagagtaaatttagtttataataaaattatttaatttgtgaTATGAAAGTcatgaatttaaattatgaaaataatctTTTAATAAAATGTGAGTAAAATTGTATACATCAATCCATCCTCAACTTATAAGTGAAATATTTTGATGTCCGAAATATGTCTAAGAGGGGGTGAATTAGACTAATATAATTTTTCGGTTTttactcaaaacctttgaaaaattgtgacttGGTTCAATAAAATGTTCTAATGTGATGTGTGTGTGTTATATAGCTCAAATTAACTATATATGTAGAGTTAACTCAAACCATGCTCAGTATATAGTTTAAAGAGAATATAACAGTATTCAGCAAACAAAGTAGTAAACTGATGCAAATCACAGCACAACAATTTTAACTTAACCAGaaaataaaatgctgaaataTAAAGAGTTAGGGTTAAGAAAGTGGAATACTAAATTTTTATAGCGGTTCAGCTTAAATAGCCTACATTCACTCTCTCAAAGGTACCTCTTTGAGTCTttacttcactattcttctcttttaaaaaCAATAGACAAAAGCCTTTTACAAATCTTCACTTCAAAACTTTATAAAGTAGCTTCAAACTTCTAATAAGTGTTGTCCCAAAtacttttgtcacgacccaacctatgggccggaccggcactaggacctgggccagcctaaagcccccgaggcccgtagtaagcctaactgttcattaacccaactctaaggcccatttgggcccaaattcaagaaaacaaacggacagagttcggccataaaatggacttcccaacggggagttttcgactcactcgacttgtaaacacaataaatactcaattggggagctcagctcaccctccacaaactcatcagcataaaaatgaatgggagctcagctccctcatccaatccatcaaacatgcatagaacattaagtttacaggtccaaaataataatttagtttacagacccaaatcaaataaacatttctaacacatgcggaaattctaagatttaacaagtttatacaaacagtaataattgacctgcgagggagaaagcaggttatcctcaaaaatatcctcccgtggctcagaaaatttttgaacaggagtgagcgttcgactcagagagtaaaatatcgattttaaccataatctctataactatctgtaactaatgcaccctgtggagtgaaatgcaacatacacaacattttcacatcataacatcaaaaaggtaatttggagcactcacgcaccctgtaacatcaatcataatatatgggagctgatcccctatacagctctcttaaatccaactcagtgccaagaactcatttcggacttccacttaataaccaaatcgagggtcccaataagaactcaagccgtgactaccctcaaggatcgggtcccaaaagaactcagccgtgactacccgccctatccatagtccacaccacatcacacgcacgccaacgcacgcacactgctccaaattaccgcaacaacattcatggcactttaacagttatcaatgcaacataaatcgtgcctagagtttaactacataattatatgcatataagtgatgcatgggcatgctgaacatataataatatcgaaattacaattaaaattaatattttactcacagacttgacgacaatcattgtggcggctgggcggaggaagaaggctgtcccggctcacctaacaattatattacaattatttaatacaaatgacccaatacaaatcaagaaaagacctaatacgtcctaagtcgtgcaaaatccagtctccctatacctaggacctacccaatgcaaaaagggctcaaaacacacttctatatccacaatccatatatccacaactcaatcacatcacacagccctcccgcccatcaaatccaTCATTCataacaatatgtaaaatttcaatttagtccttataattgatcatttttgcaaaaccgctcaaataagctctaaaaattataaaactcgcccatgtcctttgaaatattactaagctattgcataaagaatcgtaattttctaagctacctcgaatattttatggatttttaatcctttttaagcactagaaaattacaaaaagcaaggttcggtttacctttgccgattcgacTTCGAACGCGCCGATgcccgacaatggtggggtagccaaaacctcgatccaattcgagacttttcctaGAGGTCTGTTCGCCGGAAATTCACGCATCCGACaaccgccgaatttccgcgaattgaggatacctacacgaagcccaataataatatataaaaatcgtgggtgttacattcttccccttacgtaaaaattcgccctcgaattttacacaaggcgtaatacagcatgattacacattgaatgataagggtacttgctacgcatgtcccgctcgactcccagtgcactcttccaccgatcggctcctccacaaaaccttaaccacgtGGATCtgctttgatcttagctgcctcacttggtagtccactatggctacaaagttgctcctcaaatgtcaagttctcctttagttctattacatccgatcgtagtacatgagaaggatcggaatgtatttccgagcatagagatgtgaaacacggatgaacgcgagaaaggttgggtggtagctccaaccgtaggCAATCGCTCCATctctatcaagaacctcaaaaggtccaatataccgaggtgccaacttgcccttcttccaaatctcatgactccttcattggagaaatcttcagaatacatagtcgccatcgcaaactccacatcctccgtctcgggtccgcataactcttctCGCCATCGAAATCAAGCTActgctcgattaaaggaactatctctcaagtgtaccgcactaggtctacatcatgcaccttcgcttccccatttccgcccaacacagaggagacctatactttcttccatatagtgcctcataggtggCATCCTATATGGAGTGATAATCGTTGtcgtaggcaaactccaccaaagctagccgccatcccattgacctccaaaatccaaaacactcatgcgaagcatgttttccagttgtttggattgtcctttcgaccGCCCGtctcgagggtggaaagccgcatcaagttcaatcaggtgccaagtgcctcccgcaactttctccaaaaccgagaagtgaatcagccctctgtcgatattatggaagccggaactacATGCAAtcactatttctcgaatgtagagcgggcGTCGTGCCAcgtaatatgtagtcttcacagcaagaagtgagccgatttggttaggcggtctacaattacccatatcgaatcatatcctcgcgtggtacgaggcaacctaccacaaaatccatagaaatcatttcccacttccattctgggataggagcTCTGCAACTTCCCCGACGGTCtctcgtgttcaaacttcaccttccgacaagtcaagcacttggacacaaagtccgctatgcctctcttcatgccattccaccaatagctatctctcacatcatggtacatcttggtggaactcgtGGACATCAGACagttgtatagtgtgcctctcgcatgatttcattcccgaggttgtccacattgggcacacatatcctagaaccttgcactagggcgccatcattggcaaatccaaactcaccaccttcacctgctGTCTttttatgatcttcattaattgttggtctcgtgttgggaaactctaactctatctcgcaagtccggtctcaccaaaaatgagccaacaagacccctcatccgaaagatctaggattaaaccttgatccatcaactcatgtactttcgAATCAACGGCCTCTtctctgaaatgtgcgccaaatcgctgtaagattttctcgctaaagcatctgctactacattggccttcctgtggtggtaccgatggtgcaatcatagtcttccgtaagctccatccatctcctctgcctcaagtttaaatcctctgttggaagatgtacttcaaactcttatagtcggtgtatatctcgcacacttcaccatacagtagtgtctccgcatttttagtgcaaagactacaccgccatttccaaatcatgggtgggatagttcgctcatgcctcttcaccgccttgaagcataagccactacttttccattccgcatcaaaacacaccctaggccaactcaagGCGCCACAAGAcacgtgtatccttcaccgctcataggtagtgttaacacagtggttagacactccttatcctcatcattataaccgacttatcgagctctcttcccgtCCTTGATctcatccacttcccttttcctatttttggtattgttggtatcttttcaactcaTTGACTTAtttcttaattttagtcctatctcatccttacaccttttccttcaaagatgtctatcccatcatcaactttaactttctttttatttcttagtcttatcttgattactagtttcattacttcgagaattctaaccctatgatttactcctatcagcacattcttcaccttatgtaacacttataattacccatagagaaattttttttttgtacccccttttttccaacttaactatcagaacattatcatttcctaccacttagtaggaaattgcttatcctggatgaatatgagccccataaactataagttccatctcaACTAACactaggaaatatgtgtcatgccttaattccaaacaagatacttcacgtgttcattctccttaatataatcatatatacgcccatagctttctaaacttcaacctcaaattacccatcaagaacaatttcatctattgaaactcatccataaatagtacttcatctagctcatagtttaaaatatGCAAGCCTTAgtcgctaactcaatttaactcctgtcatgaCTCTGATCGTCctctcatacttaacactaggtatgctcgtactgtcattctcatatcaggaaattgtatatgaattggtgcctatcaaaatcgcaaataactaggtctccttgcctcgCCGCTTCCTTATATAACGCCTGAATCAAAAatacgagctaaacttgaaaagaaagaaaaatatcctctatattcaactacgcccgattgtccatataataatgtttaacctatgttttttagtttttctcttcaaatttcatcatctcctagcacaattgtgctctacctataaggtatcatctgcatgaaccctttactataCCATCgcccttcctgacataatattttataatttattaactttacttatactcgacctatgattcatatctatcatcgtttatattgtgcccttaacccttgttgaatcctgaaagatttctctcgctaatagattcttcaaacactaattccacccttatctatggtcattaatttgatccttaaactttctagtgatttattaccatccatacttgtcactttttattctacccctCATCGTTGCTCTGTGTTATTGCGCCAtcgcaaagtgattctgttgatcacactaaaaatgtttgcctgacattcataacgaacctctaactaccttctcactatctcaaaagtctaacctaaaacctatgtgtcattatctatcattcttttcctctcatcatacctatttgatcccttagactgacttttattcaacttactgcttactaacttctctttctctacctatttaggtagtccgcaataccatcgcacaccttctaacatttactcattattattgtattccatacctccatcacttttctcactaatgtggtcccattttgggttttccatccttgtcattctccttgccaagaataacactaagcctatcctatatcttaactttgttccttttattatgcgctctttaggttgtcctttcatttatttcctttgtcttacccaaaatagaacttgactattctatccctggttccattcttcttcctaacataatagctgtacttgctaactatatctttcagagtctctatcgcgttatcatatgtctgtgctcctcagatttggtcctttgaccactctagctagtacttccactagcatttagattatattgcatctgcaatcaattgtccaaactttcattctacactttctttatccattggccttctgtgatttatcttcgctaatttattactcttaacactattataattagattatactattgttttgaataatttgaaattagaaaggaactcagcaaattacagtcatacttttattgtatgatctctattcttatcctttagcttacataatacccttaccacctcgagaactgattctgtagtaattttatttatttgttatttttattattattattattattttccatgtttactcaattccaaaacttaagatttcgggcacccaaacccgtcatccaattcaaaggatttacatccatcgtaatctgattatatatgattcctataatggaacttgtatcctctccaggatacccgagccaactactctctaccacactctacagtcccatctggggcactattttgtgggtcaccattattagtaataactttcgatcccttctgaaaagataggactatatcctaacttgctgcaacaaaggtactacatttaccaccttgcccaaaaccatgtcaaactaatgtctctcttatcatatcatagctctgtaaatcatatattcatagtttcgaccttctctaggtagtagggttgtactttattccatactgatacacacaaggtatactattctcactaagctctaagcaaaatgtttgtcatact
The sequence above is a segment of the Hevea brasiliensis isolate MT/VB/25A 57/8 chromosome 11, ASM3005281v1, whole genome shotgun sequence genome. Coding sequences within it:
- the LOC110655823 gene encoding protein DETOXIFICATION 40, with translation MATNHNHNHNQSHNHNHNGNYEENESNEAVLSRRQSSYAFVSNELEEILSNTEFTFFERMRKATSVELRTLFYLAAPAIVVYLLNNVVSMSTQILCGHLGNLELAAASLGNNGIQIFAYGLMLGMGSAVETLCGQAFGARKFEMLGVYLQRSTVLLTVTGILLTLIYIFSKPILLLLGESREIASSAAVFVYGLIPQIFAYAANFPIQKFLQAQSIIFPSAYIAAAMLLIHLLISWVVIFKMEGGLMGASLVLSFSWWIIVIAQFVYIIISPKCKRTWTGFTWQAFYGLWDFLKLSTASAIMLCLETWYFEILVLIAGLLKNAELALDSLSICLTISIWVYMISVGFNAAASVRISNELGAGHPKSSAFAVVIVTSCSFVIALIIAILVLLQRNVLSYIFTSGTTVANAVAELSPFLALSIILNGVQPVLSGVAVGCGWQAFVAYVNVGCYYFVGIPLGCILGFIFDLGVKGIWSGMLGGTIMQTLILLWVTFRTDWNKEVEVARTRLQIWDDVTEPLVKERR